In the Alligator mississippiensis isolate rAllMis1 chromosome 7, rAllMis1, whole genome shotgun sequence genome, one interval contains:
- the LOC102559715 gene encoding olfactory receptor 6M1-like — protein MDMENMTGVTEFILVGFPNIFEVEIILFVIFFLIYLVTVLGNSLIILLICIDHRLHSPMYYFLSNLSFIEIFMTSAVVPKMLANFLSEKKTISFAGCFSQSYFYFLMGTTEFILFAVMSNDRYIAVCSPLRYSTIMTEKICIQLVIGSWVGGFFMVLSSLILKTRLPYCGPNVINHYFCDSAPLLHLACADIRFIEFTDFVVSLVLLLGSLSLTVVSYIYIISTILKIPSAQGRQKAFATCASHFTVVSIGFGITMFVYVRPSQTDFMKFNKVLSVLSSIMTPFLNPFIFSLRNEQMKEAIRDALKKYLAMTKKAMN, from the coding sequence ATGGATATGGAAAACATGACAGGTGTGACAGAGTTCATCTTGGTGGGGTTCCCAAATATCTTTGAGGTAGAAATAATCCTCTTCGTTATCTTTTTCCTTATCTACTTAGTGACTGTATTAGGAAACAGCCTCATCATTCTGCTGATATGTATTGATCACCGTCTCCATTCCCCCATGTACTATTTCCTTAGTAACTTGTCGTTCATTGAGATCTTCATGACTTCTGCTGTGGTTCCTAAAATGTTGGCCAACTTCCTCTCAGAAAAGAAAACCATCTCCTTTGCTGGATGCTTTAGTCAGAGCTATTTTTATTTCCTCATGGGCACAACAGAGTTCATCCTTTTTGCTGTCATGTCCAATGACCGGTACATCGCCGTATGCAGCCCATTAAGGTACTCTACCATAATGACTGAAAAAATATGCATTCAACTTGTCATTGGCTCCTGGGTCGGAGGTTTCTTCATGGTATTATCATCATTGATCTTGAAAACTAGATTGCCATACTGTGGCCCCAATGTGATCAACCACTATTTCTGTGACAGTGCCCCTTTGCTGCACCTGGCTTGTGCTGATATCCGCTTTATTGAGTTCACTGACTTTGTGGTGTCTCTGGTTCTTCTTCTTGGCTCCCTGTCATTGACTGTGGTTTCCTACATCTACATAATCTCCACTATACTTAAGATCCCATCTGCACAAGGGAGACAGAAAGCATTTGCCACCTGTGCCTCTCATTTCACTGTTGTTTCAATAGGATTTGGTATCACCATGTTTGTCTATGTCAGACCTTCACAGACTGatttcatgaagttcaacaaagtTCTCTCTGTTCTGTCTAGCATAATGACACCCTTCCTAAACCCATTCATCTTCAGCCTAAGGAATGAGCAAATGAAAGAGGCCATAAGAGATGCTCTGAAGAAGTACTTGGCGATGACCAAAAAGGCAATGAATTAA